One Pullulanibacillus sp. KACC 23026 DNA segment encodes these proteins:
- a CDS encoding thioesterase family protein has product MKVSLELIVRSTEIDVNGHVNNAKYLEYLEWGREEWYEKAGLSYQTFLEMGIQTVTVNININYRKECRQGDVLVVTTIPEKVGCTSYVLRQEIWNQADELCADALVTSVTMDEATRKSRPVPEQLKRLFN; this is encoded by the coding sequence ATGAAAGTCTCACTGGAACTCATTGTTAGATCCACAGAGATCGATGTGAACGGCCATGTTAACAATGCTAAATATCTTGAATATCTTGAGTGGGGAAGAGAAGAGTGGTATGAGAAAGCAGGTTTGTCCTACCAAACCTTCCTTGAAATGGGAATCCAGACGGTTACTGTTAATATTAACATCAATTATAGGAAGGAATGCCGGCAAGGGGATGTTCTCGTGGTGACGACGATTCCTGAAAAAGTGGGCTGTACAAGCTATGTCCTTCGTCAAGAGATTTGGAATCAGGCTGACGAACTTTGTGCGGATGCCCTTGTAACAAGTGTGACAATGGATGAAGCGACGCGAAAAAGCCGTCCAGTCCCTGAACAGTTAAAAAGGCTATTCAATTAA
- a CDS encoding 5-methyltetrahydropteroyltriglutamate--homocysteine S-methyltransferase translates to MTHSNTANSLIRTIAPFRADQVGSLLRPQAIKEARLKKASGEISLQDLREIENREIKRVIEKQKEIGLKAVTDGEFRRAYWHFDFLENLVGCEGYEPDEGLKFHGTESKPHGVKITGKLDFGNHPMLDDFRFVQDHAGEHTAKMTIPSPNMLHARAKIEYEPYQDTALLLNDLAIAYQKGIQAFYEAGCRYLQLDDTSWAIFFSESGLEKIRSMGQEPAELRALYAKAINDAIAKKPDDMVITMHICRGNFQSTFMSSGGYEGASETIFSELNVDGLFLEFDDERSGGFEPLRFVNRPSLQVVLGLITSKFGELENPDDIKRRIEAASKYVGLDQLCLSPQCGFASTEEGNRLTEEQQWAKLSHVINIAQDVWK, encoded by the coding sequence ATGACCCATTCCAATACAGCGAACAGCCTTATTAGAACGATTGCGCCATTTCGCGCTGACCAAGTTGGAAGTTTGCTTCGTCCGCAGGCTATTAAAGAAGCACGCTTAAAGAAGGCATCAGGCGAGATCTCTCTTCAAGACCTTCGTGAGATTGAAAATCGTGAAATTAAACGCGTTATTGAAAAACAAAAAGAGATTGGTTTAAAAGCGGTGACAGACGGTGAATTTCGCCGTGCCTATTGGCATTTTGATTTTCTTGAAAATTTAGTCGGCTGTGAGGGTTATGAGCCGGATGAAGGCCTCAAATTTCACGGAACCGAAAGCAAGCCTCACGGAGTTAAGATTACCGGCAAGCTTGATTTTGGCAACCATCCGATGCTTGATGATTTCCGCTTTGTTCAGGATCATGCAGGTGAGCATACAGCCAAAATGACGATTCCAAGCCCTAATATGCTTCACGCACGAGCTAAAATAGAATATGAGCCTTACCAAGATACTGCCCTCTTATTAAACGACTTGGCCATTGCCTATCAAAAAGGTATACAAGCCTTTTATGAGGCAGGCTGCCGCTATCTCCAATTAGATGACACTTCCTGGGCGATTTTCTTCTCAGAGAGTGGACTTGAGAAAATCCGTTCAATGGGACAAGAACCAGCTGAGCTCCGTGCTCTCTACGCAAAAGCAATCAATGACGCAATCGCTAAGAAGCCGGATGACATGGTTATAACCATGCACATCTGCCGCGGGAATTTCCAATCGACCTTTATGAGCTCAGGCGGTTACGAAGGGGCAAGTGAAACAATTTTTAGTGAGCTTAATGTTGACGGCTTATTCCTTGAATTTGATGATGAGCGCTCAGGTGGTTTTGAACCACTTCGCTTTGTCAATCGCCCAAGTCTTCAGGTTGTTCTCGGCCTGATTACGTCTAAGTTCGGTGAGTTAGAGAACCCTGACGACATTAAGCGTCGTATTGAAGCCGCCTCTAAATATGTGGGTCTTGACCAGCTCTGTCTCAGCCCTCAATGCGGTTTTGCCTCAACAGAAGAAGGAAACCGTCTAACCGAAGAGCAACAGTGGGCTAAGCTAAGCCACGTTATCAACATTGCTCAAGACGTTTGGAAATAA
- a CDS encoding response regulator transcription factor: protein MKKHIVLVKEESILTDGIVGTLEDAGYTVVTHSSSQRHVILSERIIHASLVIVDLQTHVDILEILNMCKNFNVKAVVWAANRQNELLREAFKKKLSGYFYNGMDKEELLYALEVILKNDGIYISPTIGEILLNSYVGLIGCETDKPVDVLTLREWDVLELISQGCSNHEIASRLYITDKTVKNHVSSILTKLQVKDRTSAAVMALKNNWIPV from the coding sequence ATGAAAAAGCATATTGTATTGGTGAAAGAAGAAAGTATATTAACGGATGGTATTGTCGGGACTCTTGAAGATGCTGGTTATACTGTTGTGACGCACAGTTCCAGTCAGAGGCATGTGATACTGTCTGAGCGAATTATTCATGCTAGTCTAGTTATCGTTGATTTGCAGACACATGTCGATATCCTTGAGATATTAAATATGTGTAAAAACTTTAATGTCAAAGCCGTTGTTTGGGCAGCCAATCGACAGAATGAGTTATTAAGAGAAGCGTTTAAGAAGAAATTAAGTGGCTATTTCTATAATGGAATGGACAAAGAAGAATTATTATACGCTTTAGAAGTCATTCTGAAGAACGATGGCATTTATATCAGTCCAACCATTGGTGAGATTCTCCTTAACAGTTATGTAGGCTTGATCGGCTGCGAAACCGATAAACCGGTGGACGTCCTTACTTTAAGAGAGTGGGATGTATTAGAGCTGATCTCTCAGGGTTGCAGTAATCATGAGATTGCATCACGTCTATACATAACGGATAAGACGGTAAAAAATCATGTGAGCAGTATTTTAACAAAACTGCAAGTAAAAGATCGCACAAGTGCGGCTGTTATGGCACTTAAAAATAACTGGATACCTGTGTAA